Proteins from one Anopheles nili chromosome 2, idAnoNiliSN_F5_01, whole genome shotgun sequence genomic window:
- the LOC128731514 gene encoding LOW QUALITY PROTEIN: uncharacterized protein LOC128731514 (The sequence of the model RefSeq protein was modified relative to this genomic sequence to represent the inferred CDS: substituted 1 base at 1 genomic stop codon) has product MSLGTIDAALHASDHHPQDWTASRWIVCLTVALLGLHFCGVQGYGLFKRVGPHKFARVPLRPAGMRHFGFVRAANPNADGAMDEPSQQREMAAEEPTEMREMIHESAHPVEIDMGADMQARVMGFEPDQVDGNFGRAAGEEEGENEEGDAQFRHFKKHKKHKHVVHTHHHYHHKKDDHEYGHGYGHGHGYGHGHGYDHAHGHAHGYGHGHGGHGGYQPTYGYHGRHRQPSRWRPVAHGQLLNKQAAGFXALARTATPTHSSPNPDQDVAFEGQQLEGGESGGYRASVSRRQLVRSKNERLAQNGRDRALRANRLRSMAKRMIEGLEGGERVEQETVAVAAGEEGSARWPYRRRTKADWRRRAELAAGRRRKIVPEKTLERRAPKQERTDTVAPPQDTEEPVTDEPVDNKSDVCEDEICSSFYVDERKMAARSTTPRTEVEHLLEEELMSLPRSSGNGLETSESEESAVDRKASGSKPTSTAWRGLSKRLNAFRERQFSRRSRSTEAPTTTTTPEPNASEYENDSNEIVEYFQQDVGRVLYRLANGRLIEEPQRFHMRRSPAEDPADSWRQRRLDRLAARKSRKQLKPSVVNPPESKPEPMSLVNIGTFRFPDQQIVGAPAPAAIATGTGTELTHELTGSARAVAVMPSADMDNYIMQKVREYCGSSCGKPAPVLLVPEQKTFAVAYPPPPPPAAPASPHNPDAIVGSAKPLIVQPAHTIETAPGSSTVAPGSCAPKIVKCIPRSMAGKRTAKGAPADATPDPSKDPANPLVSPSAAIVRAVRNLIFNPYDPRMVEPFGGKPPGGDSTQRRKQRQDLRRQQHQSPRTRPLDAIRNAITAIRERVVTTTTTPAPPPPAAGRRQKARRNKAGPIVAAAAPPPPPPPPPAPAPAPPAVDCAECRRLCSAWGRPRARPLASRRREGASAGGAAEETVASAGPGETSEGNGGGLLGAWFDWFPADEMVSTIQNGDSSFLDIVSSVFGLPPEENEYQVGAARRSPPQEDPLPFCEDVM; this is encoded by the exons TGGACCGCCAGCCGATGGATCGTGTGCCTAACAGTGGCCCTATTGGGTCTGCACTTCTGCGGCGTACAGGGCTACGGCCTGTTCAAGCGCGTTGGTCCACACAAATTCGCCCGCGTGCCATTACGACCCGCCGGAATGCGCCATTTTGGATTCGTACGAGCCGCCAACCCTAACGCGGACGGTGCGATGGATGAGCCCTCGCAACAGCGTGAAATGGCGGCCGAAGAACCGACGGAAATGCGTGAAATGATCCACGAAAGTGCGCACCCGGTCGAGATCGATATGGGCGCGGATATGCAGGCACGTGTGATGGGATTCGAACCCGATCAGGTTGATGGTAACTTCGGACGAGCGGCCGGAGAAGAGGAAGGTGAGAACGAGGAAGGTGACGCTCAGTTCCGACACTTCAAGAAGCACAAGAAACATAAGCACGTGGTCCACACGCACCATCACTATCATCACAAGAAGGATGATCACGAGTATGGCCATGGATATGGGCATGGTCATGGGTATGGTCATGGACATGGGTACGATCATGCTCATGGGCATGCTCATGGATACGGACATGGCCACGGAGGGCACGGAGGTTACCAGCCAACGTACGGTTACCACGGGCGACACCGGC AGCCGTCAAGATGGCGCCCTGTAGCTCATGGCCAACTTCTCAATAAACAGGCCGCCGGTTTTTAGGCTTTAGCACGCACCGCAACTCCAACGCATTCATCCCCGAACCCGGACCAGGACGTGGCCTTTGAAGGACAGCAGCTAGAGGGTGGCGAATCTGGTGGCTACCGGGCGTCTGTCAGCAGGCGGCAGCTTGTGCGCAGCAAAAACGAGCGATTAGCTCAGAACGGTCGAGATCGGGCGCTTCGTGCGAACAG GTTGCGGTCGATGGCGAAGCGCATGATCGAGGGTCTCGAGGGTGGGGAGCGAGTCGAGCAGGAGACGGTGGCGGTTGCGGCAGGTGAGGAAGGATCCGCCCGGTGGCCGTACAGACGTCGAACCAAAGCAGACTGGCGACGAAGAGCTGAACTGGCCGCTGGTCGACGTCGCAAAATTGTTCCTGAGAAGACACTCGAACGGCGTGCACCGAAACAAGAGCGAACTGA CACGGTGGCACCTCCACAGGACACCGAAGAACCAGTGACGGACGAACCGGTCGACAATAAGTCGGACGTGTGCGAGGACGAGATCTGCTCGAGCTTCTACGTAGACGAGCGTAAAATGGCTGCCAGAAGCACGACTCCACGAACGGAGGTCGAACACCTGCTCGAGGAGGAACTCATGTCACTTCCCAGATCCTCGGGGAACGGACTTGAGACCTCCGAAAGCGAAGAGTCGGCAGTCGACCGCAAGGCGTCAGGTTCAAAACCCACATCTACGGCTTGGCGTGGCCTTTCGAAGCGATTGAATGCGTTCCGCGAGCGGCAGTTCAGTCGAAGGAGTCGTTCAACAGAGGCACCTACTACGACCACAACACCTGAGCCAAACGCCAGCGAGTACGAGAACGATTCGAACGAGATCGTTGAGTACTTCCAGCAGGACGTAGGTCGTGTCTTATACCGACTAGCTAACGGACGGTTGATCGAAGAACCACAACGATTCCACATGCGTCGTAGTCCTGCTGAAGATCCGGCTGACTCGTGGAGACAACGTCGGCTTGATCGTTTGGCCGCTCGAAAGAGTCGCAAGCAGCTGAAACCTTCTGTCGTGAATCCACCCGAGTCCAAACCTGAGCCTATGTCTCTTGTCAACATTGGTACGTTCCGGTTCCCGGATCAACAAATCGTGGGTGCTCCAGCCCCGGCAGCCAtcgccaccggaaccggaactgaACTGACTCACGAACTGACCGGATCAGCTCGTGCCGTAGCCGTTATGCCTTCAGCAGACATGGACAACTACATCATGCAGAAGGTGCGCGAGTATTGTGGTTCGTCCTGTGGTAAACCCGCACCGGTATTGCTCGTCCCAGAACAGAAGACATTTGCCGTGGCgtacccaccaccaccgcctcctgCCGCTCCTGCCTCACCTCACAACCCTGACGCGATCGTAGGCAGCGCAAAACCGCTCATCGTTCAGCCAGCTCATACGATCGAAACTGCACCCGGTTCTTCAACGGTTGCGCCCGGTTCCTGTGCACCCAAAATCGTCAAGTGCATCCCGAGGTCGATGGCGGGCAAACGCACCGCTAAGGGTGCTCCTGCCGATGCTACCCCCGACCCCTCGAAGGATCCCGCCAACCCGCTCGTGTC TCCGAGTGCCGCGATCGTGCGCGCCGTTCGCAACCTGATCTTCAACCCGTACGATCCGCGTATGGTCGaaccgttcggtggaaaaccaccgggTGGTGATTCGACCCAACGGCGCAAGCAACGTCAGGACCTGCGTCGTCAGCAACACCAGTCACCCCGTACACGCCCGCTTGACGCCATCCGGAACGCGATCACGGCCATTCGGGAGCGAGTTGTGACAACGACTACGACACCAGCGCCACCTCCACCGGCTGCTGGTCGGCGGCAGAAGGCACGCCGCAACAAGGCTGGCCCTATAGTAGCGGCTGCGGCACCTCCcccacctcctccaccaccaccggcacctgCACCGGCACCACCAGCGGTTGATTGTGCCGAATGTCGGCGGTTGTGTAGCGCTTGGGGACGTCCGAGAGCGCGTCCTTTGGCAAGTCGACGACGAGAGGGTGCTAGTGCGGGTGGAGCCGCCGAGGAGACGGTAGCAAGTGCGGGTCCTGGTGAGACGAGTGAAGGCAATGGTGGTGGATTGTTGGGAGCGTGGTTTGATTGGTTCCCGGCCGATGAGATGGTGTCCACGATTCAGAACGGTGACTCGTCCTTTCTGGACATCGTGAGCAGTGTGTTTGGGTTGCCGCCGGAGGAGAACGAGTACCAGGTGGGGGCAGCACGAAGGAGTCCGCCACAGGAGGATCCGTTGCCGTTCTGTGAGGACGTTATGTAG
- the LOC128731524 gene encoding uncharacterized protein LOC128731524, giving the protein MSDLGVDLDHPTILVGHLSSGIALPFSFPDGSPRGKSTESQPKSRQEAFEGRSIRTGPNRAQFPDIYSRYQVHENDPDPPGVPFLSRPSVSITPPPPARHTTRSDRPNASFNRLPPSKNDEPIQAEPADDYVDGEDVSEEETPDKPVPPQHRPPLAGGGGVISHGSNQVNNLFFDLNDKFGGLTGLFGDTSSRHKFKYKRRKPGQPCIPYSLFHKLKYGRDLQGNPVDPKTLLPHLNLVLADVNYYAPNNYGAGGGGADGTSHDGTVFNNHFYDAVGGYPCHGPHKPHRPHGGPLGFFGQGGLFDWVSSADQVQGDEGVGGEQGGGSGNRPAVVFNLNDAIDTVASNWKPGEGFQMMMSVIANFITQVAGGAAAPVADVASDVRNINREFFSLFG; this is encoded by the exons ATGTCGGATCTGGGGGTGGACCTGGACCACCCCACGATCTTGGTTGGGCATCTTTCGTCGGGCATTG CTCTTCCATTCTCCTTTCCCGACGGCTCTCCCCgtggaaaatcaaccgaatCCCAACCCAAAAGCCGACAGGAGGCCTTCGAAGGACGCAGCATTCGAACGGGCCCCAACCGAGCCCAGTTTCCGGACATCTACAGTCGCTACCAGGTTCACGAAAATGACCCCGATCCACCGGGTGTGCCCTTCCTCAGTCGACCCTCCGTCTCGATCACTCCACCCCCGCCAGCCCGCCACACAACGCGATCGGATCGTCCCAATGCGTCTTTTAATCGCTTGCCACCATCTAAGAACGACGAACCGATCCAAGCTGAACCGGCGGATGACTACGTAGATGGGGAGGATGTCAGTGAGGAGGAGACCCCCGACAAGCCAGTGCCCCCTCAACACCGACCACCACTcgctggtgggggtggtgtaaTTTCCCATGGCTCCAACCAAGTCAACAATCTGTTCTTCGACCTAAACGACAAGTTTGGCGGACTGACGGGACTGTTTGGTGACACAAGCTCACGGCACAAGTTCAAGTACAAGCGCCGGAAACCGGGTCAACCTTGCATCCCGTACAGCCTATTCCACAAGCTGAAGTATGGGCGCGACCTGCAGGGCAACCCGGTCGATCCGAAAACGCTTCTGCCACATCTGAACCTGGTGTTGGCCGATGTTAACTATTACGCGCCGAACAACTACGgtgctggtggcggtggagctGATGGAACTAGCCACGATGGGACGGTGTTTAACAACCACTTTTACGACGCCGTCGGGGGCTACCCCTGCCATGGG CCACACAAACCCCATCGTCCTCACGGAGGGCCACTGGGGTTCTTCGGACAGGGTGGTTTGTTCGATTGGGTGTCATCGGCCGATCAGGTTCAGGGTGATGAGGGGGTTGGTGGTGAGCAGGGTGGTGGAAGTGGTAACCGACCGGCGGTGGTGTTCAATCTGAACGACGCCATCGACACGGTG GCGAGTAACTGGAAACCCGGTGAAGGCTTTCAGATGATGATGAGTGTGATAGCGAACTTTATCACGCAGGTTGCTGGTGGTGCGGCCGCTCCGGTTGCAGATGTAGCGTCGGATGTGCGCAATATCAATCGAGAGTTTTTCAGCCTGTTCGGTTGA